A genomic stretch from Mya arenaria isolate MELC-2E11 chromosome 10, ASM2691426v1 includes:
- the LOC128205905 gene encoding U1 small nuclear ribonucleoprotein 70 kDa-like — protein sequence MGGERDRGKGTRGREDRGRREGEGDRGKVTGGEGSTGEKGGRRGQGKTDRGRREYWGEGREKGTGERDRGRREDRGRRGDGREKGEREGKDRGRREGDRETMVMGSRGARGRREDRGREQGERTDMGRRGDRGSREGRGRKKDIKVGEGKIEQLEKKR from the coding sequence ATGGGTGGAGAAAGGGACAGGGGGAAAGGGACGCGGGGTAGGGAGGACAGGGGGAGAAGGGAGGGAGAAGGGGACAGGGGAAAAGTGACAGGGGGAGAAGGGAGTACTGGGGAGAAGGGAGGGAGAAGGGGACAGGGGAAAACTGACAGGGGGAGAAGGGAGTACTGGGGAGAAGGGAGGGAGAAGGGGACAGGGGAAAGGGACAGGGGTAGAAGGGAGGACAGGGGGAGAAGGGGGGACGGGAGGGAGAAGGGGGAACGTGAGGGAAAAGACAGGGGAAGAAGGGAGGGAGACAGGGAGACAATGGTTATGGGGAGTAGGGGGGCAAGGGGGAGAAGGGAGGACAGGGGGAGGGAACAGGGGGAAAGGACGGACATGGGGAGAAGAGGGGATAGGGGGAGTAGGGAGGGCAGGGGGAGAAAGAAGGATATAAAAGTTGGAGAAGGGAAGATAGAACAGTTGGAAAAGAAAAGATAG